One segment of Salipiger profundus DNA contains the following:
- a CDS encoding calcium-binding protein — MPLTPETWRGETLVNSTSAGTDTDSQIIQLTNGNILVVWTAYNGTNYDVWGRIYDPFGAEVSGELYLANTSNDEDFPAIDALPDGGFVLVHEDDTGSFDDIRLRQFDANGVQETSSYAFFDGSSGGANPNGFIPEVASSSSTSTLVLWQETDASGESVLRGRIWNSDTETFDAAAFDVITSEENIFYLDVDVLSNGNYVIAASVFDAGLGETHIEMRILAPDGSNVLGASYVGGTNSDGDGDIDPTVTALAGGGYVIAWRNQDGFDDDIIFQVFDSTGSSTTGVLSATFGTNNANEPELVALADGGFLIIYDEDTLNQLIVQRYDSSGSQVGSNFVISNAANANQPSATLLADGRVAISYTLGGQIYTQIIDTRDNATEGDMPLNGDENDYWVGTVGDDTFTVSNGRGDVHGWDGNDDITESGAIRNYFGGEGDDTLRVSSPINSDLHDGGNGIDLIDWSGSGVSNGTFDLEAGTATNGFSTESMVDFEQLRGTTNADTILGLSSASDTLSGDGGDDIIDGRGGNDLLEGDAGNDILDGGAGNDSLNGGADDDTLIGGSGTDTLNGGSGTDTADYSGNGIGGVIDLFGGTATFGAITEDLISIENAIGGAGNDELIGNGVNNLLQGGAGNDTLRADSDAGDTLLGEAGDDFIEAIGVSGSGLADGGSGNDTIAMIDGYYAGDADGGADTDTFDASAITGSGMYLDLAAGTHEYVVFSGLSDLLNFENVIGTQLADTITGDGGDNILEGEAGADSIAAGLGNDTVYGDSGSDTLFGDDGNDSLYGGDDADTIGGGIGNDFLAGQSGNDYIAGGGNNDTAYGGGGDDYIDGGTGDDLLAGNAGADSILGRDGSDTLLGGDGNDTLLGLSGDDEIFGEDGDDSMLGGDGNDSLGGEFGNDTLDGGSGADTLNGYDGADSILGGSGNDEVDAGTGHDYVAGQSGDDSLYGGGGSDSVYGGSGNDTLDGSAGYDTIAGGGDNDLMYGGANDDYLLGEAGNDTGYGDDGDDYLNGGDGADRLYGGNGNDEVIGGTGHDYMAGQSGDDSLYAGGGSDSVYGGSGNDTLDGSAGYDTVAGGTGNDLMYGGANDDYLLGEDGNDTGYGDDGDDYLNGGDGADSIFGGTGNDEVIGGTGHDYMAGQSGDDSLYAGGGSDSVYGGSGNDTLDGSAGYDTVAGGTGNDLMYGGANDDYLLGEDGNDTGYGDDGDDYLNGGDGADRLYGGNGNDEVIGGTGHDYMAGQSGNDSLYAGGGSDSVYGGSGDDTLDGSAGYDTVAGGTGNDLMYGGDHDDYLLGEDGNDTGYGDAGDDYLSGADGADSLSGGDGQDSVYGGAGSDTLYGGSGDDVLDGGQTGDWLYGQSGNDTLDGGRGWDRLYGGGGADVFLFSEINAGENDTIADFADGTDLIEIAGGYAFGDLTITTVGSTAEIDVDGHTITVFGASAGDFSSADFIFS, encoded by the coding sequence ATGCCCCTTACCCCCGAAACATGGCGCGGTGAAACGCTGGTCAACAGCACCAGCGCCGGCACCGACACCGACTCCCAGATCATCCAGCTCACCAACGGCAACATCCTCGTCGTCTGGACCGCCTACAACGGCACCAACTACGATGTCTGGGGCCGCATCTACGACCCCTTCGGCGCAGAGGTCTCGGGTGAGCTCTACCTCGCGAACACCTCCAACGACGAGGACTTCCCGGCGATCGACGCGCTGCCCGACGGCGGCTTCGTGCTCGTCCATGAAGACGACACCGGAAGCTTCGACGACATCCGCCTGCGCCAGTTCGATGCGAACGGGGTGCAGGAGACCAGCTCCTATGCCTTCTTCGATGGGTCGAGTGGAGGTGCCAATCCCAACGGCTTCATTCCCGAGGTGGCGTCGTCGAGCAGCACCTCGACGCTCGTGCTCTGGCAGGAGACCGACGCGTCGGGCGAGAGCGTCCTGAGGGGCCGGATCTGGAACTCCGACACCGAGACCTTTGACGCCGCCGCCTTCGATGTCATCACCTCCGAAGAGAACATCTTCTATCTCGACGTCGACGTGCTGAGCAATGGCAACTACGTGATCGCGGCCTCGGTCTTTGATGCCGGGCTCGGCGAGACGCACATCGAGATGCGCATCCTTGCTCCCGACGGCTCCAACGTGCTGGGCGCAAGTTACGTGGGCGGCACCAATTCCGACGGCGACGGCGATATCGACCCGACGGTCACCGCGCTGGCCGGCGGCGGCTACGTCATCGCCTGGCGCAACCAGGATGGCTTCGATGACGACATCATCTTCCAGGTCTTCGATTCCACCGGCAGCAGCACGACCGGGGTCCTCTCCGCAACGTTCGGTACGAACAACGCCAACGAACCCGAGCTGGTGGCGCTCGCCGACGGCGGCTTCCTGATCATCTACGACGAGGATACGCTCAACCAGCTGATCGTTCAGCGCTACGACAGCAGCGGCTCCCAGGTCGGCTCGAATTTCGTGATCAGCAACGCCGCCAACGCCAACCAGCCGAGCGCCACCCTGCTCGCCGACGGCCGCGTCGCGATCAGCTACACGCTGGGCGGCCAGATCTACACCCAGATCATCGACACCCGCGACAACGCCACCGAGGGCGACATGCCGCTCAACGGCGATGAGAACGACTACTGGGTCGGCACCGTGGGCGACGACACCTTCACCGTCTCCAACGGTCGCGGCGACGTGCACGGCTGGGACGGCAACGACGACATCACCGAGAGCGGCGCCATCCGCAACTACTTCGGTGGCGAAGGCGACGACACGCTGCGCGTGTCCTCTCCGATCAACTCCGACCTGCATGACGGCGGCAACGGCATCGACCTGATCGACTGGTCCGGCAGCGGCGTAAGCAACGGGACCTTCGACCTCGAGGCCGGCACCGCCACCAACGGCTTCAGCACCGAGAGCATGGTCGACTTCGAGCAGCTGCGCGGCACCACCAACGCCGACACGATCCTCGGCCTGTCCAGCGCCTCCGACACGCTCTCGGGCGACGGCGGTGACGACATCATCGACGGGCGCGGCGGCAATGACCTGCTCGAGGGCGATGCCGGCAACGACATCCTCGACGGCGGGGCGGGCAACGACTCCCTCAATGGCGGCGCCGACGATGACACGCTGATCGGCGGCTCGGGCACCGACACGCTCAACGGCGGCTCCGGCACCGACACCGCGGATTACAGCGGCAACGGCATCGGCGGGGTGATCGACCTCTTCGGCGGCACCGCCACCTTCGGCGCGATCACCGAGGATCTGATCTCGATCGAGAACGCCATCGGCGGCGCGGGCAACGACGAGCTGATCGGCAACGGTGTGAACAACCTGCTGCAGGGCGGCGCCGGCAACGACACGCTGCGCGCCGACAGCGATGCCGGCGATACGCTCCTGGGCGAGGCGGGCGACGACTTCATCGAAGCCATCGGCGTGTCCGGCAGCGGTCTCGCCGACGGCGGCAGCGGCAACGACACCATCGCCATGATCGACGGCTACTACGCCGGCGATGCGGACGGCGGTGCGGACACCGACACCTTCGACGCCAGCGCCATCACCGGCAGCGGCATGTATCTCGACCTTGCCGCCGGCACCCACGAATACGTGGTCTTCAGTGGCCTGTCAGACCTGCTGAACTTCGAGAACGTCATCGGCACGCAGCTCGCCGACACGATCACCGGCGACGGCGGCGACAACATCCTCGAGGGCGAAGCGGGCGCGGACTCGATCGCGGCCGGGCTCGGCAACGATACCGTCTACGGCGACTCGGGCTCCGACACGCTCTTCGGCGATGACGGCAACGACAGCCTCTACGGCGGCGACGATGCCGACACCATCGGCGGCGGGATCGGCAACGACTTCCTCGCCGGGCAGTCGGGCAACGACTACATCGCCGGCGGCGGCAACAACGACACCGCCTACGGTGGTGGCGGCGACGACTACATCGACGGCGGCACCGGCGACGACCTGCTCGCGGGCAACGCGGGCGCCGACTCGATCCTCGGCCGCGACGGCAGTGACACGCTGCTCGGCGGCGACGGCAACGATACGCTGCTCGGCCTTTCAGGCGATGACGAGATCTTCGGCGAGGACGGCGACGACTCGATGCTCGGCGGCGACGGCAACGACAGCCTTGGCGGCGAGTTCGGCAACGACACGCTCGATGGCGGCTCCGGCGCGGACACGCTGAACGGCTACGACGGTGCCGACAGCATCCTCGGCGGTTCCGGCAACGACGAGGTCGACGCGGGGACCGGGCATGACTACGTGGCCGGCCAGTCGGGCGACGACAGTCTCTACGGCGGCGGCGGGTCGGACAGCGTCTACGGCGGCTCGGGCAACGATACGCTCGACGGTTCGGCGGGCTACGACACCATCGCCGGCGGCGGCGACAACGACCTGATGTACGGCGGCGCCAACGACGACTACCTGCTCGGCGAGGCCGGCAACGACACCGGCTACGGCGACGACGGCGACGACTACCTCAACGGCGGCGACGGCGCCGACCGGCTCTACGGCGGCAACGGCAACGACGAGGTCATCGGCGGCACCGGGCACGACTACATGGCCGGCCAGTCGGGCGACGACAGCCTCTATGCCGGCGGCGGGTCGGATTCGGTCTACGGCGGTTCGGGCAACGACACGCTCGATGGCTCGGCCGGCTACGACACCGTGGCGGGCGGCACCGGCAACGACCTGATGTACGGCGGCGCCAACGACGACTACCTGCTCGGCGAGGACGGCAACGACACCGGCTACGGCGACGACGGCGACGACTACCTCAACGGTGGCGACGGCGCCGACAGCATCTTCGGCGGCACCGGCAACGACGAGGTCATCGGCGGCACCGGGCACGACTACATGGCCGGCCAGTCGGGCGACGACAGCCTCTATGCCGGCGGCGGGTCGGATTCGGTCTACGGCGGCTCGGGCAACGACACGCTCGACGGCTCGGCCGGCTACGACACAGTGGCGGGCGGCACCGGCAACGACCTGATGTACGGCGGCGCCAACGACGACTACCTGCTCGGCGAGGACGGCAACGACACCGGCTACGGCGACGACGGCGACGACTACCTCAACGGTGGCGACGGCGCCGACCGGCTCTACGGCGGCAACGGCAACGACGAGGTCATCGGCGGCACCGGGCACGACTACATGGCCGGCCAGTCGGGCAACGACAGCCTCTATGCCGGCGGCGGGTCGGACAGCGTCTACGGCGGCTCGGGCGACGACACGCTCGACGGCTCGGCGGGCTACGACACCGTGGCGGGCGGCACCGGCAACGACCTGATGTACGGTGGCGACCACGACGACTACCTGCTCGGCGAGGACGGCAACGACACCGGCTACGGCGATGCCGGCGACGACTACCTGAGCGGCGCCGACGGGGCCGACAGCCTGTCGGGCGGCGACGGCCAGGACAGCGTCTACGGCGGCGCCGGGTCGGACACGCTCTACGGCGGGTCGGGCGACGACGTGCTGGACGGCGGCCAGACCGGCGACTGGCTCTACGGGCAGTCGGGCAACGACACGCTCGACGGCGGCCGCGGCTGGGACCGTCTCTACGGCGGCGGCGGGGCGGACGTGTTCCTGTTCTCCGAGATCAACGCGGGCGAGAACGACACGATCGCGGATTTCGCCGACGGCACCGACCTGATCGAGATCGCCGGCGGCTACGCCTTCGGCGACCTGACGATCACCACGGTCGGCAGCACCGCCGAGATCGACGTGGACGGCCACACCATCACCGTCTTCGGCGCCTCCGCCGGCGACTTCTCCTCGGCTGACTTCATCTTCAGCTGA
- a CDS encoding YjbH domain-containing protein has protein sequence MLGVGTQPATPQEAVWTRPTLNFMGVPGLLDMPTAHQMPDADLSLTLGGFQNTRRGTLHFQITPRLSGVFRYVELRDFSVQDPYYDRSFDLRYQLAEEGYYTPAVTVGLQDFGGTGIYSGEYVVATKTFGRLRATGGIGWGRFGSYNGFTNPLGILADGFKTRPEGETGIEQTGRVDTDQWFRGDAAFFGGLQYAVNDRFVLSAEYSSDAYEEEAARMGFEHNAPVNLGLSYRVRDNFDVSAAYLYGSTVAVNLSYTFNPKTPNSYPGGLDRAPRPVAVRAPGSAADLGWTRQADAETILRGDMESFLATDGMTLERFGADARTARVAVRTGTQTYPAQAVGRIARIMTQIMPASVERFEITLVTGTGLPVTTVTVNRSDLEDLEHAPDGAWKSFARARIEDAAATPVAGVVPETAFPKVDWSFGPYLTAAYFDPESPVRLSFGVQLNASYEPLPGLVFEGNLRQQLSENISGLPSSNSTLPHVRTDGALYAEAADLTVNTLTATKYFRPGENLFGRISAGYFEPMYGGVSGELLWKPVDSRLGLGLEVNYAQQREYAQGFGFRDYDIVTGHASAYLEGSNDFLYQVDAGRYLAGDWGATFGVDREFDNGISIGAFATFTDVSFDDFGEGSFDKGIRFNIPLSAITGQRSDISVSRTIRPVQRDGGARLEIGSRLYEQVRDYQQPELQGEWGRFWR, from the coding sequence TTGCTGGGCGTCGGCACGCAGCCCGCGACCCCGCAGGAGGCGGTCTGGACGCGGCCCACGCTCAACTTCATGGGGGTGCCGGGTCTTCTCGACATGCCCACCGCCCACCAGATGCCCGACGCGGACCTGAGCCTGACGCTGGGTGGGTTCCAGAACACCCGCCGCGGCACGCTGCATTTCCAGATCACGCCACGGCTTTCGGGCGTGTTCCGCTATGTCGAACTGCGCGACTTCTCGGTGCAGGATCCCTACTACGACCGCAGCTTCGACCTGCGTTACCAGCTTGCCGAGGAGGGGTATTACACTCCGGCGGTCACGGTGGGCCTGCAGGACTTCGGCGGCACCGGCATCTACTCGGGCGAATACGTCGTCGCCACCAAGACCTTCGGCCGGCTGCGCGCAACCGGCGGCATCGGCTGGGGGCGGTTCGGCAGCTACAACGGCTTCACCAACCCGCTGGGCATCCTGGCCGACGGGTTCAAGACCCGCCCCGAGGGCGAGACCGGTATCGAGCAGACCGGCCGGGTCGACACCGACCAGTGGTTTCGTGGCGATGCGGCATTCTTCGGCGGTCTGCAATACGCGGTCAACGACAGGTTTGTGCTGTCGGCGGAATACTCCTCGGACGCCTATGAGGAGGAAGCCGCGCGGATGGGCTTCGAACACAACGCGCCGGTCAACCTCGGGCTCAGCTACCGCGTGCGTGACAACTTCGACGTGAGCGCGGCCTATCTCTACGGCTCGACGGTGGCGGTGAACCTCAGCTACACCTTCAATCCCAAGACCCCCAACAGCTATCCGGGCGGGCTCGACCGGGCGCCCCGGCCGGTCGCGGTGCGCGCACCGGGCAGCGCCGCCGACCTCGGCTGGACTCGGCAGGCCGACGCCGAGACGATCCTGCGGGGCGACATGGAGAGCTTCCTCGCCACCGACGGGATGACGCTCGAGCGGTTCGGCGCAGACGCCCGCACCGCCCGGGTGGCGGTCCGCACCGGCACCCAGACCTACCCGGCGCAGGCCGTGGGCCGCATCGCGCGGATCATGACGCAGATCATGCCGGCCTCGGTCGAACGGTTCGAGATCACCCTGGTCACCGGGACCGGCCTGCCGGTCACCACGGTGACGGTGAACCGCTCCGATCTCGAGGACCTCGAGCACGCGCCCGACGGCGCCTGGAAGAGCTTCGCGCGGGCGCGGATCGAGGACGCGGCGGCCACGCCCGTTGCGGGCGTCGTGCCCGAGACGGCCTTTCCGAAGGTCGACTGGTCCTTCGGCCCCTACCTGACGGCGGCCTATTTCGACCCCGAGAGCCCGGTGCGCCTGTCCTTCGGCGTGCAGCTGAACGCCAGCTACGAGCCGCTGCCGGGGCTGGTCTTCGAAGGCAACCTGCGCCAGCAGTTGTCGGAGAACATCAGCGGCCTGCCGTCCTCCAACTCGACGCTGCCGCACGTGCGCACGGACGGGGCGCTCTATGCCGAGGCCGCGGACCTGACGGTCAACACCCTGACGGCCACCAAATACTTCCGCCCCGGTGAGAACCTGTTCGGCCGGATCTCCGCGGGTTACTTCGAGCCGATGTACGGCGGCGTCTCCGGCGAACTGCTGTGGAAGCCCGTGGACAGCCGGCTCGGGCTGGGGCTCGAGGTGAACTACGCGCAGCAGCGCGAGTATGCCCAGGGCTTCGGCTTCCGGGATTACGACATCGTCACCGGGCACGCCTCGGCCTATCTCGAGGGTAGCAACGACTTCCTCTATCAGGTCGATGCCGGACGCTACCTGGCCGGCGACTGGGGCGCGACCTTCGGCGTCGACCGCGAATTCGACAACGGCATCAGCATCGGCGCCTTCGCGACCTTCACCGACGTTTCCTTCGACGACTTCGGCGAGGGCTCTTTCGACAAGGGCATCCGGTTCAACATCCCGCTGTCGGCGATCACCGGCCAGCGGTCGGACATCTCGGTCTCGCGGACGATCCGCCCGGTCCAGCGCGACGGTGGCGCGCGGCTCGAGATCGGTAGCCGGCTCTACGAGCAGGTGCGCGACTACCAGCAGCCCGAGCTTCAGGGCGAGTGGGGACGGTTCTGGCGATGA
- a CDS encoding YjbF family lipoprotein, whose translation MKALSTILLAAGALLLAGCGPRNEFAQAWQAIQAARSQNAAQQAQPTDLRAGLTPAMLAEVGRPTVLVTLPERDNVQALFFEEARNADTVTWLSVANEFVLLQRGVLSGTRGLGGDLMSADLAEVHAALAGRRAQAVRIHRRLDGENHTVAESYVCDYLRRPGTEAVTAYLAQVQARRVDETCTGVDRVFENRYWLSGSGRIIRSVQWAGESIGYLNYERLRD comes from the coding sequence ATGAAGGCACTTTCCACCATTCTCCTGGCGGCCGGTGCGCTCCTGCTGGCCGGCTGCGGGCCCCGCAACGAGTTCGCGCAGGCATGGCAGGCGATCCAGGCCGCGCGCAGCCAGAACGCCGCGCAGCAGGCGCAGCCCACGGACCTGCGCGCCGGGCTCACGCCGGCGATGCTGGCCGAGGTCGGGCGACCGACGGTCCTCGTGACGCTTCCGGAGCGCGACAACGTCCAGGCGCTGTTCTTCGAGGAGGCGCGCAACGCCGACACCGTCACCTGGCTGTCGGTGGCCAACGAGTTCGTGCTGCTGCAGCGCGGTGTCCTGTCGGGCACCCGCGGGCTGGGGGGCGACCTGATGAGCGCCGATCTCGCGGAGGTCCACGCCGCGCTGGCCGGGCGTCGGGCCCAAGCTGTGCGGATTCACCGCCGGCTCGACGGCGAGAACCATACGGTCGCCGAAAGCTACGTCTGCGATTACCTCCGGCGACCGGGGACCGAGGCCGTCACCGCCTACTTGGCACAGGTGCAGGCCCGCAGGGTCGACGAAACCTGCACTGGCGTCGACCGGGTGTTCGAGAATCGCTACTGGCTGTCGGGCTCGGGACGGATCATTCGGTCGGTGCAATGGGCGGGCGAATCCATCGGGTATCTGAACTACGAGAGGTTGCGTGATTAA
- a CDS encoding polysaccharide biosynthesis/export family protein, which produces MAKRRLVAIALLMLGGCGIAYQSPKVNPLLDSGAKVRVLEITPESVMVANRSSYVPKQLPEVFFATAGVGGTPRGTGAVPEPVVDFQNKPGTLQTRVPPAVPETPYSIGVGDVLLLATPQTGNTVEQLTGLLAASNARQGYTVQDDGAIAIPNVGRVQVLGLTLEEAENRLFQRLVENQIDPTFSLEVAEFNSKKVSIGGAVGQPTVAPITLTPLYLDAALAAAGGITAEDLDYASVRIYRNGSLYQIPLRDLYSNSRLEKIQLIDGDAVFVDTSYELDLARAYFEEQIRLAEFKQNARIAALDELQAEVNIRNRTLTEARENYMTRLELNSVERDYVYLTGEVDNQTRYPLPFGQSATLADALYSNGGVPTETGNVSEIYVLRSSPDPREFGALTAWQLDGRNATNFLLSTRFELRPNDVIFVAEQPVTKWGRVISQITPSLITSAANAASR; this is translated from the coding sequence ATGGCCAAGCGTCGCCTCGTTGCGATCGCACTTCTGATGTTGGGCGGGTGCGGTATCGCCTATCAATCGCCGAAAGTGAATCCGCTGCTCGACAGTGGTGCGAAGGTGCGGGTGCTCGAGATCACGCCGGAAAGCGTGATGGTGGCGAACCGCTCCAGCTATGTGCCCAAGCAGCTGCCGGAGGTCTTCTTTGCCACGGCCGGCGTCGGTGGCACCCCGCGCGGGACAGGCGCTGTTCCCGAGCCGGTGGTGGATTTCCAGAACAAGCCGGGGACGCTTCAGACCCGGGTGCCACCGGCGGTGCCGGAAACGCCCTATTCCATCGGCGTGGGTGACGTGCTGCTGCTCGCCACCCCGCAGACGGGCAACACCGTCGAGCAGTTGACCGGGCTGCTGGCGGCATCAAACGCCCGGCAGGGCTACACGGTGCAGGACGACGGGGCCATCGCGATTCCCAACGTTGGACGGGTGCAGGTCTTGGGCTTAACGCTCGAGGAAGCCGAGAACCGTCTTTTTCAGCGTCTGGTCGAGAACCAGATCGATCCGACCTTCAGCCTCGAGGTGGCCGAGTTCAACTCGAAGAAGGTGTCGATCGGCGGGGCAGTGGGACAGCCGACCGTTGCGCCGATCACGCTGACGCCGCTCTATCTCGACGCGGCGCTGGCCGCGGCAGGCGGGATCACAGCGGAGGATCTCGATTACGCCTCGGTGCGAATCTACCGCAATGGCAGCCTTTACCAGATTCCATTGCGCGATCTCTACTCGAACAGTCGCTTGGAAAAGATCCAGCTGATCGACGGGGATGCGGTTTTCGTTGACACCTCCTATGAACTCGATCTTGCTCGAGCCTACTTCGAAGAGCAAATTCGCCTTGCAGAATTCAAGCAAAACGCTCGAATCGCTGCGCTAGATGAGCTGCAGGCCGAAGTAAACATTCGTAATCGTACTCTGACCGAGGCTCGCGAAAACTACATGACACGCCTCGAACTAAACTCTGTGGAGCGAGACTACGTCTATCTTACTGGGGAGGTAGATAATCAGACCCGCTACCCATTACCATTCGGTCAGTCAGCAACGTTGGCTGACGCGCTGTATTCTAATGGCGGTGTTCCCACCGAGACGGGCAACGTGAGTGAGATATACGTTCTACGCAGTTCGCCCGATCCGCGAGAGTTCGGTGCGCTGACCGCTTGGCAATTGGATGGTCGCAATGCGACAAACTTTCTGCTTTCGACACGGTTTGAGCTGCGTCCGAACGACGTGATATTCGTAGCCGAGCAGCCTGTTACGAAATGGGGACGGGTAATTAGTCAGATTACGCCATCTCTGATCACCTCTGCAGCAAATGCTGCCTCTCGCTAG
- a CDS encoding GumC family protein: MRSIRQSHTSASSSEDDAIDLGALVGALWRGKIFIAAVVFTALLLGGVYAYVLATPMYRSTAVVMLNNREEQQVVDLGSVMGGLGADSTIVNTEVEVLKSRILLGKVVDKLNLTDDPEFNSALAPPSLFSKLKSGAKYFVKQLVFRQPVPEASEASARIARERVIDALLASMSVRNITQSLVFQITVETQSAEKSALISDTLVDTYILNQLEVKFEATEQATSWLTERVTDLQASLEQAEEEVKNFRARTSLVSPEALEGLEVQVKDTRERIDNIQVEKSRAERRLSEFNAANSPEDRVEATGDLQLKRMLPRVSNPSIAAEFENRFNQLVARAETDIARQASQLDALRDSLQTLELQIEQQSQDLITLQQLTREAEASRLLYEYFLARLKETSAQQGIQQADSRLLSPAVVPRAASAPRKSLILAVSTVLGFLLGASLVLLKEARHRAFRNAELLEAATGYPVIGQVPLVPSKKRLDTISYLREKPSSASAEAIRNLRTSVMLSNVDAPPKVIMTSSSLSGEGKTTISLSLALNFSTMGKKVLLIEGDIRRRVFSQYLEKKQKSGIVSVLTGDKDFDDVVVHSELLNADVLLGDRGQANAADIFSSERFSNLLTELRTRYDLIIIDTPPVLLVPDARVIAQNADSIIFVVRWDDTQREYVLNALKEFESVGKAATGLVLNQISSKGMRRYGYSGAYGSYSNSGSQYYEN; this comes from the coding sequence ATGCGATCCATCCGCCAAAGCCATACAAGCGCCTCATCTTCTGAGGACGATGCTATCGACCTAGGCGCTCTGGTAGGTGCACTATGGCGAGGTAAAATATTTATCGCTGCGGTAGTTTTCACAGCCCTTCTCCTCGGTGGGGTGTATGCGTATGTGCTCGCAACACCGATGTACCGGTCGACAGCGGTTGTGATGTTGAACAATCGTGAAGAGCAACAAGTAGTGGATTTAGGCAGTGTAATGGGCGGTCTGGGCGCCGACAGTACTATTGTGAACACTGAAGTTGAGGTTCTTAAAAGCCGAATTCTGTTAGGTAAGGTGGTCGACAAATTAAATTTGACTGACGATCCCGAATTTAATTCAGCTCTGGCTCCACCAAGTCTATTCTCAAAACTCAAAAGTGGCGCCAAATATTTTGTGAAACAACTTGTATTTAGACAGCCGGTTCCAGAAGCCTCAGAGGCTAGCGCGCGAATTGCTCGGGAGAGAGTGATCGACGCACTCCTTGCATCTATGTCGGTTCGAAATATCACGCAGAGCCTTGTTTTTCAAATCACTGTCGAAACTCAAAGTGCGGAAAAGTCGGCCCTAATTTCAGACACACTAGTTGATACCTACATTCTCAATCAACTCGAAGTGAAATTTGAAGCGACTGAACAAGCGACTTCATGGCTAACGGAGCGCGTGACCGATCTACAAGCGTCACTTGAGCAGGCTGAAGAAGAGGTGAAAAACTTCCGTGCCAGAACCTCATTAGTCAGTCCGGAAGCGTTAGAAGGACTTGAAGTTCAGGTTAAAGACACACGGGAACGCATCGATAATATACAAGTCGAGAAAAGTCGCGCCGAAAGAAGACTTTCGGAGTTTAATGCAGCGAATTCACCCGAGGATCGGGTCGAGGCGACTGGAGACCTGCAGTTGAAGCGCATGTTGCCTCGGGTATCGAATCCATCTATTGCAGCAGAGTTCGAGAATAGGTTTAATCAACTCGTTGCCCGTGCGGAGACCGATATCGCTAGGCAAGCGTCTCAGCTGGACGCACTAAGGGATTCGTTGCAAACTCTAGAGCTGCAGATTGAGCAACAAAGCCAAGACTTGATCACCTTGCAACAACTGACACGTGAGGCCGAAGCAAGTCGCCTTCTTTATGAATATTTCCTTGCACGTCTCAAGGAGACTTCAGCACAACAAGGAATCCAACAGGCCGATAGCCGTTTGCTTTCCCCTGCGGTCGTACCTAGAGCAGCTTCGGCGCCGCGAAAGTCTTTGATACTCGCAGTATCTACAGTACTCGGCTTTCTCCTAGGGGCCAGCCTTGTACTTTTGAAGGAAGCCCGCCACCGAGCTTTCCGAAATGCGGAGTTGCTGGAAGCCGCAACAGGATACCCGGTAATCGGGCAGGTACCATTAGTTCCTTCAAAAAAAAGGTTAGACACAATTTCTTACCTTAGGGAAAAACCGTCATCGGCGTCCGCAGAAGCGATCAGAAATTTGCGAACTTCGGTTATGTTGTCCAATGTGGATGCGCCACCAAAGGTGATTATGACAAGCTCATCTTTGTCTGGAGAAGGGAAAACTACGATATCTTTGTCGCTCGCGCTTAATTTCTCAACTATGGGTAAGAAAGTCTTGTTGATCGAAGGTGACATTCGGCGCCGCGTATTTTCCCAATATTTAGAAAAGAAGCAAAAGAGTGGAATTGTGTCGGTGCTAACGGGCGATAAAGACTTTGATGACGTCGTTGTTCATTCAGAGCTTCTAAACGCTGATGTGTTACTCGGTGACCGCGGGCAAGCTAATGCTGCTGATATCTTTTCATCGGAGCGGTTTAGCAACCTTCTAACAGAACTTCGAACGCGATACGATCTCATAATTATCGATACACCGCCGGTTCTTCTTGTTCCTGACGCTAGGGTGATTGCGCAAAATGCTGATTCTATAATCTTTGTGGTTCGGTGGGATGACACTCAAAGAGAATATGTTCTTAATGCGTTGAAAGAATTTGAAAGTGTTGGGAAAGCAGCTACTGGTTTGGTTCTGAATCAAATTAGCTCAAAAGGTATGAGGCGATATGGATACAGCGGTGCTTACGGTAGTTACTCCAATTCAGGGTCTCAATACTATGAAAACTAA